The Catellatospora citrea DNA segment GGCCGACGAAGACGAAGTCGGGTTTGGCCTCGATGACGTCGGTGTACACCTGCGCACACTGGTCCGGGTCCAGGTCGAAGCCGAACGGCGGGGCGACCTGGCCGGCGATGCGCAGCCCGGGGCACCCGGCGGCGAGCACGGACGCGGCCTTGACCGCGCCGTCGGTGCCGGTCTCGTCCGGCGGCGTGCCGCCGAGCAGGTACACCGAGCGGCCGGCGCGGCCGAGGGCGGCGGACAGGCTCCAGATGAGACCGGAGCCGGTCACCCGTTCGGGTAGCGGGGTCCGGGACAGTTTGCTGGCCCAGACCAGTGGCATGCCGTCGGCGACGATCATGGTCGCGTCCTCGAGGAAGCCGCGGATCTCGGCGGCGCGCGCGCTGCGGCCGGAGGCCAGCCGCATGATGTCGACGTTCGGGGTGAGGATGCGGCCCCCGTCGCCGCGCTCGAGGGCGGCGATCACTCTTTCGGCTACGGCCTCCTCGGTGACGGCGTCGAACCAGGTGCCGGCGAGGTGGACCTTCCGTCCATAAATTGTCCCCGTAAAAGCCATGAATTCAGACAATACAGACCAATAACTCCGTTCGGTCGTTATACCGCACGAGGCGCGTCGCGGACCGGCACGCCGCAGTGGGGGATGTATGACGACCAGGGTTCTATTCGTCGGTGGGCTCGGCCGCAGCGGCACGACCCTGATCGAGCGCGTGCTCGGCGAGCTGCCCGGCGTGTGCGCCCTGGGCGAGATCGTCCACCTCTGGCAGCGCGACCTGCGCGACGACGAGCGCTGCGGCTGCGGTGAGCGGTTCAGCGGCTGCGACTTCTGGCAGCGCGTCGGCGTCGCCGCCTTCGGCGGCTGGCACCGGGTGGACGTGCACCGCATCCTGGCGCTGCGCGACCTGGTCGAGCGCACCCGGCACATCCCGCGGCTGGCCGGGCCGAGGCGGCAGGCGTTGGACTTCACCGCGCTGGTCACCGAGTACGCCGACTACTACGGGCGGATCTACGCCGCGGCCGCCGAGGTCTCCGGGGCGCGCATCGTGATCGACTCGTCCAAGCACAGCGCGCTGGCGCACTGCCTGCGCTGGTCGGACGCGGTGGATCTGCGGGTGCTGCACGTGGTGCGCGACGCCCGCGGGGTGGCCTACTCGTGGACCAAGACGGTCGCCCGCCCGGAGACCGACGGCGCCGAGGAGATGACCCGCTACGCCCCCACCCGCAGCGCGCTGCTGTGGAACGCGCACAACGCCGCCTTCGGGCTGCTGCGCCGGCGCGGCATCGCCGTGCGCCGGGTGCGCTACGAGGAGTTCCTGGCCCGGCCCCGCAACAGCGTGCAGCGCATCGCCGCGTTCATGGGGCTGGACCCGTCCGTGATGGACCTGGGCTTCGTCTCCGACGACGCCGTCGAGCTGTCCCAAGGCCACAGCGCCGCGGGCAACCCGATGCGGTTCACGGTCGGGCGCATCGAGTTGCGCCGCGACGACGCCTGGCGCCGGCAACTGCCGCCGCGCCAGCGCGCCCTGGTCGGGGCCGTGTGCGCGCCGCTGCTGCGGGCGTACGGCTACCCGCTGAGCAGCACCGCTGAGATCGTGGGAGCACACCGATGAAGCACAAGGTCAACACCGGCCGGTTCGACGGCACCCGCGGCGCACGACCGGTCGCCGCCGGCAGCATGACGGTAGGCGGCACGCCGGCAGCCCGGCCGGCGGCAGGCGGCGCGGCCGTGGACACCACGTCGGCCGAGCGCCGCGACTGGCCCGCGGTCGGCGTGGTCATTCCCACCCGCAACCGCCCGGAACTGCTGCGCAAGGCCCTCGACGCGGTACGCGCGCAGGACTACCCCGGCCCACTGCGGGTCATCGTGGTCTTCGACCAGGCCGAGCCCGACCTGCAGTTGGCCACCGCCGACCACCGGCCGGTGCTGGTGCTGGCCAACTGGCGGCAGGTGGGCCTGGCCGGGGCCCGCAACACGGGCATCGCGGCGCTGGACACCGAGCTGGTGGCGTTCTGCGACGACGACGACGTCTG contains these protein-coding regions:
- a CDS encoding sulfotransferase domain-containing protein, whose protein sequence is MTTRVLFVGGLGRSGTTLIERVLGELPGVCALGEIVHLWQRDLRDDERCGCGERFSGCDFWQRVGVAAFGGWHRVDVHRILALRDLVERTRHIPRLAGPRRQALDFTALVTEYADYYGRIYAAAAEVSGARIVIDSSKHSALAHCLRWSDAVDLRVLHVVRDARGVAYSWTKTVARPETDGAEEMTRYAPTRSALLWNAHNAAFGLLRRRGIAVRRVRYEEFLARPRNSVQRIAAFMGLDPSVMDLGFVSDDAVELSQGHSAAGNPMRFTVGRIELRRDDAWRRQLPPRQRALVGAVCAPLLRAYGYPLSSTAEIVGAHR
- a CDS encoding WecB/TagA/CpsF family glycosyltransferase; its protein translation is MAFTGTIYGRKVHLAGTWFDAVTEEAVAERVIAALERGDGGRILTPNVDIMRLASGRSARAAEIRGFLEDATMIVADGMPLVWASKLSRTPLPERVTGSGLIWSLSAALGRAGRSVYLLGGTPPDETGTDGAVKAASVLAAGCPGLRIAGQVAPPFGFDLDPDQCAQVYTDVIEAKPDFVFVGLGFPKQERVISDLRAELPFTWFIGCGAAIGFVAGELHRAPIWMQRSGLEWAHRLAQEPGRLAGRYLVHDLPYAARLLAGAALRRR